The following proteins come from a genomic window of Ailuropoda melanoleuca isolate Jingjing chromosome 2, ASM200744v2, whole genome shotgun sequence:
- the ECEL1 gene encoding endothelin-converting enzyme-like 1, with translation MREIERLGPRPMLEVIEDCGGWDLGGAAERPGAAALWDLNRLLYKAQGVYSAAALFSLTVSLDDRNSSRYVIRIDQDGLTLPERTLYLAQDEESEKILAAYRVFMERLLSLLGADAVEQKAQEILQLEQRLANITVSEYDDLRRDVGSMYNKVTLGQLQKITPHLQWKWLLDQIFQEDFSEDEEVVLLATDYMQQVSQLIRSTPRRILHNYLVWRVVVVLSEHLSPPFRDALHELAREMEGSDKPQELARVCLGQANRHFGMALGALFVHEHFSAASKAKVQQLVEDIKYILGRRLEELDWMDAETKAAAQAKLQYMMVMVGYPDFLLKPEAVDKEYEFEVHEKTYFKNVLNSIRFSIQLSVKKIRQEVDKSTWLLPPQALNAYYLPNKNQMVFPAGILQPTLYDPDFPQSLNYGGIGTIIGHELTHGYDDWGGQYDRSGNLLHWWTEASYSRFLRKAECIVHLYDNFTVYNQRVNGKHTLGENIADMGGLKLAYYAYQKWVREHGPEHPLHRLKYTHNQLFFIAFAQNWCIKRRSQSIYLQVLTDKHAPEHYRVLGSVSQFEEFGRAFHCPKDSPMNPAHKCSVW, from the exons ATGCGCGAGATCGAGCGGCTCGGCCCGCGGCCCATGCTCGAAGTCATCGAGGACTGCGGGGGCTGGGACCTGGGCGGCGCCGCCGAGCGCCCCGGGGCCGCGGCGCTCTGGGACCTCAACCGGCTGCTGTACAAGGCCCAGGGCGTGTACAGTGCCGCGGCGCTCTTCTCGCTCACGGTCAGCCTGGACGACAGGAACTCCTCGCGCTACGTCATCCGC atTGACCAGGATGGGCTCACTCTGCCGGAGAGGACCCTGTACTTAGCTCAGGACGAGGAGAGTGAGAAG ATCCTGGCAGCATACCGGGTGTTCATGGAGCGCCTGCTCAGCCTGTTAGGAGCTGATGCTGTGGAGCAGAAGGCGCAGGAGATCCTGCAGCTGGAGCAGCGGCTGGCCAAT ATCACAGTGTCAGAGTACGATGACCTCCGGCGAGATGTCGGCTCCATGTACAACAAGGTGACGCTGGGGCAGTTGCAGAAGATCACCCCCCAT CTGCAGTGGAAGTGGCTGCTGGACCAGATCTTCCAGGAGGACTTCTCGGAGGATGAGGAGGTGGTGCTGTTGGCCACGGACTACATGCAGCAGGTGTCCCAGCTCATCCGCTCCACACCCCGCAG GATCTTGCACAACTACCTGGTGTGGCGTGTAGTGGTGGTCCTGAGTGAGCACCTGTCACCGCCGTTCCGAGACGCGCTGCACGAGCTGGCCCGTGAGATGGAGGGCAGTGACAAGCCACAGGAGCTGGCCCGTGTCTGCCTGGGCCAGGCCAACCGCCACTTTGGCATGGCGCTTGGAGCCCTCTTTGTACATGAGCACTTCTCAGCTGCCAGCAAGGCCAAG GTACAGCAGCTTGTGGAAGACATCAAGTACATCTTGGGCCGGCGCCTGGAGGAGTTGGACTGGATGGATGCTGAGACCAAGGCAGCTGCTCAGGCCAAG CTCCAGTACATGATGGTGATGGTGGGCTACCCGGACTTCCTGCTCAAACCCGAGGCTGTGGATAAGGAGTACGAG TTCGAGGTCCACGAGAAGACCTACTTCAAGAACGTCTTGAACAGCATCCGCTTCAGCATCCAGCTCTCAGTCAAGAAGATCCGGCAGGAGGTGGACAAGTCCAC GTGGCTGCTCCCACCACAGGCCCTGAATGCCTACTATCTACCCAACAAGAACCAGATGG TGTTCCCCGCAGGCATTCTGCAGCCCACGCTCTACGACCCTGACTTTCCCCA GTCTCTGAACTACGGGGGCATTGGCACCATCATTGGACATGAGCTGACCCACGGCTATGACGACTGGG GGGGCCAGTACGACCGCTCGGGCAACCTGCTGCACTGGTGGACAGAGGCTTCCTACAGCCGCTTCTTGCGCAAGGCGGAGTGCATCGTCCACCTGTATGATAATTTCACCGTCTACAACCAGCGG GTGAACGGGAAGCACACGCTTGGTGAGAACATCGCGGACATGGGTGGCCTCAAGCTGGCCTATTAT GCCTATCAGAAGTGGGTGCGGGAGCACGGCCCGGAGCACCCGCTGCACCGGCTCAAGTACACACACAACCAGCTCTTCTTCATTGCCTTTGCCCAG AACTGGTGCATCAAGCGGCGGTCACAGTCCATCTACCTGCAGGTGCTGACCGACAAGCACGCACCCGAGCACTACAG ggtgCTGGGCAGTGTGTCCCAGTTCGAGGAGTTCGGCCGGGCCTTCCACTGCCCCAAGGACTCGCCCATGAACCCTGCCCACAAGTGCTCCGTGTGGTGA